One region of Asterias rubens chromosome 5, eAstRub1.3, whole genome shotgun sequence genomic DNA includes:
- the LOC117290686 gene encoding protein phosphatase 1F-like, giving the protein MGSDPNLDEANFKKFLEEFSSTHAGTDNLPFSSLTCRLTKEEIEGECLEWVTNCLVGQNKAPPVLAAAIARATVDLVLAKDLSTFVVNDEVRYGDEEDMTCTLFDAGQIFPLVWTTINDLCERWKTELPDLTLPTKLHPVSQYAVKNTRKRMEDKHVIIPDLNTLFNLGNDKPRSFYAVYDGHGGTDAAMYACQHLHCNAVRQDCFLEDPSEALAKSFQITDEGFLRKARREGLGSGTTGVAVIIEPDKLHISWLGDSQVMLMKDGEPIDLMEPHKPERPDEKKRIEQLGGCVLFFGVWRVNGTLAVSRAIGDPDQKPYVSSDADFKTLPLTGTEDCVVIACDGLWDVVTPKEVCRIIQEGINSGSDKETLSHRLVVEAKNSGSNDNITVLLIFLNPIERDGKDAEATVDGEVDEEETKDKEDGEDTKEEEKEDGEEPQVDGESQQDGGSIEAKESGASEPTDSETNSNNNNRRRAGSDAGVKRSLSHPGSNNLVVGNRINLSPSPKLGERKQLHLRQRAGSGESTQNSESSGSPSLETTTRNEIPKRKPVTVTRHKSMPSSKRVGKATSRINKSHSVKNTNKTNKMISDLITPTSDLEISSQQIKRDSASKRTAPVTHTKSMPISIKPKSMQRTKSSSRQLELARILKIKPKYNGISRFPSIDP; this is encoded by the exons TAAAGCACCGCCTGTATTAGCAGCAGCCATCGCCAGGGCAACGGTAGACCTGGTTCTCGCTAAGGATCTATCCACCTTTGTAGTGAACGATGAGGTGCGGTACGGGGATGAGGAGGATATGACGTGTACAT TATTTGATGCCGGGCAGATATTCCCGTTGGTTTGGACGACAATAAACGATCTCTGCGAACGATGGAAGACGGAGCTACCGGACCTTACACTCCCCACCAAGCTTCATCCAGTGTCGCAGTACGCTgtgaagaacacgaggaaacgCATGGAAGACAAACACGTCATCATTCCAGACCTAAACACGCTTTTTAATCTTGGG AATGACAAGCCCAGGTCCTTCTACGCAGTTTACGACGGGCACGGTGGCACCGACGCGGCCATGTACGCCTGTCAGCATCTTCACTGCAATGCCGTCAGGCAAGATTGCTTCCTGGAGGACCCCTCCGAAGCACTCGCAAAATCATTCCAGATCACCGACGAAGGATTCCTAAGGAAGGCTCGCAGAGAG GGTCTCGGGAGTGGCACAACAGGTGTAGCTGTGATCATTGAGCCTGACAAACTTCATATATCCTGGCTTGGAGATTCACAGGTAATGCTCATGAAGGATGGAGAGCCAATCGATCTCATGGAACCACACAAACCAGAACGGCCG GATGAGAAAAAGCGTATAGAGCAGCTCGGTGGATGTGTGTTGTTTTTCGGTGTGTGGAGAGTCAATGGTACACTGGCTGTATCAAGGGCAATAG GTGATCCTGATCAGAAGCCTTATGTAAGTAGTGACGCCGACTTCAAGACTCTACCACTTACCGGCACAGAGGACTGCGTCGTCATCGCTTGTGATGGTCTGTGGGATGTTGTCACACCCAAAGAAGTCTGTCGAATCATCCAAGAAGGCATCAACAGCGGAAGTGATAAGGAAACCCTCTCTCATCGGCTCGTCGTCGAGGCCAAGAATAGTGGCTCTAACGATAACATCACTGTGCTTCTCATCTTCCTAAATCCCATCGAGCGAGACGGTAAAGATGCAGAGGCAACGGTAGATGGGGAAGTAGATGAAGAGGAGACAAAGGATAAGGAAGACGGAGAGGATACCAAAGAGGAGGAGAAAGAAGACGGAGAAGAACCTCAGGTGGACGGAGAGTCACAACAGGACGGAGGAAGCATAGAGGCCAAAGAAAGTGGCGCTAGTGAGCCGACGGACTcagaaacaaattcaaataataacaatcgAAGGAGAGCCGGGAGCGATGCGGGAGTGAAACGGAGTTTGTCCCATCCAGGGAGTAACAACCTTGTCGTTGGGAACAGGATCAACTTGAGCCCGAGCCCAAAGCTGGGAGAGAGGAAGCAGTTACATCTCAGGCAGCGAGCCGGCTCCGGAGAATCAACTCAAAACTCCGAGTCATCAGGATCCCCATCTCTAGAAACCACCACCCGGAATGAAATACCCAAAAGGAAACCTGTCACAGTCACCAGGCACAAGTCGATGCCGTCGTCGAAGAGAGTCGGGAAAGCCACCAGTAGGATAAACAAGTCGCACTCTGTCAAGAAcactaacaaaacaaataagATGATCAGTGACCTGATTACGCCGACATCAGATCTAGAGATATCGTCGCAGCAAATTAAGAGGGACAGCGCGTCGAAACGGACTGCTCCTGTGACTCACACTAAATCAATGCCCATCTCCATCAAGCCAAAATCCATGCAGCGCACAAAGTCATCCTCACGTCAGTTAGAACTCGCAAGAATTCTGAAGATTAAACCCAAATACAATGGCATCAGTAGGTTTCCAAGCATAGACCCctag